Proteins from one Legionella taurinensis genomic window:
- a CDS encoding YceI family protein, which yields MNRVICLLSIVLFSVLSLPLCAAPEKLVIDDQHSYVLWRIQHLGFSTQSGKWYVKGVLMLDKDNPENSKVEATIDVAKFVTGIPELDKHLGDKLFFDVKQYPTAEFVSDKVELTGKNTAKVTGTLTVRGVSKPVTLDVTMNKVGKNPVSERMTVGFTATTTLKRSDFGLKAFLPDLGDEVNIEIGAEAYQPSA from the coding sequence ATGAACCGCGTCATTTGCTTGCTTTCCATTGTTCTTTTCAGTGTATTGAGTTTGCCACTGTGTGCAGCACCCGAAAAACTGGTGATTGACGATCAGCACAGTTATGTGTTGTGGCGTATTCAGCACCTCGGTTTTTCAACGCAATCCGGTAAGTGGTATGTGAAAGGAGTCCTCATGCTGGATAAGGACAACCCAGAAAACAGCAAAGTGGAAGCGACCATTGACGTTGCTAAATTTGTTACCGGCATTCCCGAATTGGACAAACACCTGGGCGACAAACTCTTTTTTGATGTCAAACAATACCCCACCGCCGAATTTGTCAGCGACAAGGTCGAACTGACTGGTAAGAATACAGCGAAAGTGACGGGTACGCTCACGGTACGCGGCGTATCCAAACCGGTGACACTGGATGTGACGATGAATAAAGTGGGCAAAAACCCGGTTAGCGAGCGTATGACGGTCGGTTTTACTGCAACAACCACGCTTAAACGCTCGGATTTTGGCCTTAAAGCCTTCCTGCCGGATTTAGGGGATGAAGTCAACATTGAAATCGGTGCGGAAGCCTACCAACCTTCGGCTTAA
- a CDS encoding BufA1 family periplasmic bufferin-type metallophore: MNKEKIIRSAIGAFIAATVNHSVMAESAPAPSEKCYGIVKAGMNDCSTAKASCAGSSTQDRQADAFILLPSGVCERIVGGQLTPPAQPSSAK, from the coding sequence ATGAACAAAGAAAAAATAATCCGCTCAGCCATCGGTGCGTTTATAGCCGCCACAGTCAATCACTCGGTTATGGCCGAATCGGCGCCAGCCCCCAGCGAAAAATGTTATGGGATTGTCAAGGCCGGCATGAATGATTGTTCAACGGCCAAAGCCTCCTGCGCTGGTTCATCCACCCAAGATCGACAGGCCGATGCCTTTATTCTGCTGCCATCCGGTGTCTGTGAGCGGATAGTCGGCGGCCAGTTGACACCGCCAGCGCAACCTTCTTCAGCTAAATAA
- a CDS encoding HvfC/BufC N-terminal domain-containing protein, protein MTTLSAIQRQVQAYLLAKDTDFTGHALQDIIVSTPTVSASTRARIYKEAYQMRLLDALSNNFPCLKRYLGEEAFARFGSEYSAKYPSSNRSIRWFGHQFAHFLASHLSDDYGMIAELAEFEWAMALAFDAKDASAVTLDEMALIPPEHWENLRFKTHPSLQTLALSWNATALWEALNREEDPPAASKNDRQSWLLWRQAYSNRFYLMAPDETWAMSALQQGQAFGEICLGLCQWHNENEVGLRAANLLQKWVQSQTIVSFSYKD, encoded by the coding sequence ATGACTACTCTTTCGGCTATTCAACGGCAAGTGCAGGCCTATCTATTGGCGAAGGACACTGATTTTACCGGTCATGCGTTACAAGACATCATTGTTTCCACCCCAACCGTTTCGGCCAGTACGCGGGCGCGCATTTACAAAGAGGCCTATCAAATGCGTTTGTTGGATGCGTTATCGAATAATTTCCCCTGCCTGAAACGGTATCTCGGTGAAGAGGCATTCGCGCGTTTCGGTTCAGAGTATTCAGCAAAATACCCTTCGTCGAATCGCTCCATTCGCTGGTTCGGCCACCAGTTTGCCCATTTTTTAGCGAGCCATTTGTCTGACGACTACGGCATGATTGCCGAACTGGCTGAATTTGAATGGGCCATGGCGCTGGCGTTTGACGCAAAAGACGCCTCGGCAGTGACCTTGGACGAGATGGCTCTGATCCCGCCTGAACACTGGGAAAACCTCCGCTTTAAAACGCATCCGTCGCTGCAAACCCTGGCCCTGTCATGGAATGCCACGGCCCTTTGGGAAGCCCTTAATCGGGAAGAAGATCCTCCTGCCGCCAGCAAAAATGACAGGCAATCCTGGCTGCTTTGGCGGCAGGCGTACAGTAATCGTTTTTACCTGATGGCACCGGATGAAACCTGGGCAATGAGTGCATTACAACAGGGGCAAGCCTTTGGCGAGATCTGCCTGGGTTTGTGTCAATGGCACAACGAGAACGAGGTGGGTCTACGCGCTGCCAACCTGCTGCAGAAATGGGTGCAGTCACAGACCATTGTAAGCTTTTCATACAAGGACTAA
- a CDS encoding cytochrome b — translation MRIRNDDTHFGLAAIGLHWAMAVLIIGLLILGFFMVSLPVSLQKLKLYGWHKEYGFLALFLVAARLLWRLSNPTPRLNLARWEVISARSVHWLFYAMMLLMPLTGWLITSAAGLPASFFGWFTLPNLTGPDEQLRQVFEQAHEWLAYVLIGLIALHAAAALKHYFINKDDILQRMISP, via the coding sequence ATGCGCATCAGAAATGACGACACTCATTTTGGCCTGGCCGCAATTGGTCTGCACTGGGCCATGGCGGTGCTGATTATTGGACTCCTAATCCTGGGGTTTTTCATGGTGTCGCTGCCTGTGAGCCTTCAGAAGCTGAAATTATACGGTTGGCACAAGGAATATGGTTTTCTCGCTTTATTTCTTGTTGCCGCGCGGCTCCTTTGGCGGTTGAGCAATCCGACGCCGCGATTAAATTTAGCGCGTTGGGAGGTCATCAGCGCCCGGAGTGTGCATTGGCTGTTTTATGCCATGATGCTGCTTATGCCGCTGACAGGATGGCTTATTACCTCGGCTGCAGGACTTCCGGCTTCCTTTTTTGGCTGGTTTACCCTGCCGAACCTGACAGGACCTGATGAGCAGTTGCGGCAGGTGTTTGAACAAGCCCATGAATGGCTGGCGTATGTGCTGATTGGCCTGATTGCCCTGCATGCAGCGGCAGCACTGAAACATTATTTCATTAACAAAGACGATATTTTACAACGGATGATTTCACCATGA
- the bufB gene encoding MNIO family bufferin maturase, producing the protein MTSSDYRFPFLGFGLGLRTEHYLDILHHKPRVDWFEIITENYLVPGGKPHYFLDEIRQHYPLVMHGVSLSIASMDGLDWDYLSQVKRLAEHIEPAWISDHLCWTGVDHLNMHDLLPVPYTQDAIDHIVSRIKQVQDYLGRQLLIENVSSYLTYTTSEMPEWEFINEISQRADCYLLLDVNNVYVSSVNHQFNPLTYLNALPHERVKQIHLAGHSHQGNYIVDTHDAPVCDDVWALYAQVIERFGQVSTLIERDDHIPPLSELLNELNRARAITARCLAREPVS; encoded by the coding sequence ATGACTTCCTCTGACTATCGTTTTCCTTTCCTTGGATTTGGCCTGGGGCTTCGGACTGAACATTACCTTGATATTTTACACCATAAACCCAGGGTCGACTGGTTTGAAATCATTACGGAAAATTACCTGGTTCCCGGCGGCAAACCCCATTATTTTCTTGACGAAATCAGACAACACTATCCGCTGGTCATGCACGGTGTTTCCCTTTCCATTGCCAGCATGGATGGCTTGGATTGGGACTACTTAAGCCAGGTAAAACGATTGGCCGAACACATCGAGCCGGCATGGATTTCCGATCATTTGTGCTGGACTGGCGTTGACCACCTGAACATGCATGATTTGCTGCCGGTTCCTTACACGCAGGACGCGATCGATCATATTGTTTCGCGCATCAAACAGGTACAGGATTACCTGGGAAGGCAGTTGTTAATTGAAAACGTCTCAAGTTACCTCACCTACACCACATCCGAAATGCCAGAATGGGAATTTATCAATGAGATAAGCCAGCGGGCTGACTGTTACCTGTTGCTTGACGTCAACAATGTGTATGTCAGTTCGGTCAATCATCAGTTTAATCCCCTCACCTACCTGAACGCCCTCCCGCATGAACGGGTAAAGCAAATCCACCTGGCAGGCCACTCGCACCAGGGGAATTACATTGTGGACACGCATGACGCACCGGTATGTGACGACGTGTGGGCGCTCTATGCTCAGGTGATTGAGCGTTTTGGCCAGGTTTCTACCCTGATTGAACGGGATGATCATATCCCGCCGCTCAGTGAGTTGCTGAATGAATTGAACAGGGCCAGGGCCATTACCGCCCGCTGCCTGGCGAGGGAACCGGTATCATGA
- a CDS encoding multidrug effflux MFS transporter: MHLTKTPFLYLASLSAFSLLVFDLYQPALPAITTYFNTSHALGQLTLSLFFFVFGLSQLFWGPLVDHYGRRSVLRFSFYLFLLATIACMLAPSIEILILGRGLQGFAVCCAHIVAFSCTRDEEDNTARARLLSHISMIVSVSPIFAPLLGSFIFVHFGWRADFLFMLLVAIILLLLVSPLVRESVYWSRKPHRLTFKTSLLSYRKLAGHRQLWITTAIITAAFSCVMIAVINVAYLMIDNLGMSPFWFSILFASNGFILIGGNFLGIYLRRSQSLTTSIRQGSWIMVFGSLLCLILFYQQGLTLWSLMPLLFINVGVTLTNPPAFSLAIANYTHETSTAIALLNTVRNSISAVLGGVVGVLLVNEPLVFPYSFFFCSLLCLASSYFCKEAEAK; the protein is encoded by the coding sequence ATGCACTTGACTAAAACCCCTTTTCTTTATCTGGCTTCCCTGTCTGCCTTTTCTCTGCTTGTCTTTGATCTGTATCAGCCTGCCCTGCCGGCTATCACCACCTATTTTAATACAAGTCATGCACTCGGTCAGTTAACTTTAAGCTTATTTTTCTTTGTTTTTGGCTTGTCGCAGCTTTTTTGGGGGCCGCTGGTGGATCACTACGGCCGACGCAGTGTGTTGCGCTTCAGTTTTTACCTGTTCCTGCTGGCCACCATCGCCTGCATGCTGGCGCCGAGCATTGAAATCCTTATTCTTGGGCGGGGCCTGCAGGGATTTGCGGTGTGTTGTGCCCACATTGTTGCTTTTTCCTGTACTCGTGATGAGGAAGACAATACCGCCAGAGCCCGCCTGCTGTCGCATATTTCCATGATTGTGTCAGTCTCCCCGATTTTTGCCCCTTTGCTCGGCTCTTTTATTTTTGTCCATTTTGGCTGGCGGGCAGATTTTCTTTTTATGCTGCTGGTTGCGATCATTTTGCTGCTTCTGGTTTCTCCCCTGGTGCGTGAATCGGTCTACTGGTCGCGAAAACCCCATCGCTTAACCTTTAAAACCTCGTTGCTGTCTTACCGCAAGCTGGCGGGACATCGGCAGCTGTGGATTACGACGGCCATTATTACCGCTGCGTTTTCCTGCGTGATGATCGCCGTTATCAATGTAGCCTACCTCATGATTGATAATCTGGGTATGTCTCCCTTCTGGTTCTCCATTCTCTTCGCCAGCAATGGTTTTATCCTGATTGGCGGTAATTTTTTAGGTATTTACTTGCGGAGAAGTCAGAGTTTAACCACCAGCATACGTCAGGGTAGCTGGATTATGGTCTTTGGATCCCTGCTTTGCCTGATTTTATTTTATCAGCAGGGCTTAACGCTTTGGAGCCTTATGCCGCTTTTATTCATTAACGTGGGTGTGACGCTGACCAATCCTCCTGCTTTTTCCTTAGCCATAGCCAATTACACGCACGAGACCAGCACAGCCATTGCCCTGCTCAATACCGTCAGAAATTCGATCTCGGCAGTCCTGGGCGGAGTGGTTGGCGTGTTACTGGTTAATGAGCCGCTTGTTTTCCCTTACAGCTTCTTTTTCTGTTCGCTGCTTTGTTTGGCATCCAGTTATTTTTGTAAGGAAGCAGAAGCTAAATGA
- the bufA2 gene encoding BufA2 family periplasmic bufferin-type metallophore, producing the protein MKKLQLTGAALAMTAAAAFSLTPSVASADTASATVKCQGVNACKGLSNCKTSENACKGQNSCKGKGYVDLTAEQCKQVGGKAE; encoded by the coding sequence ATGAAGAAATTACAATTAACGGGTGCAGCATTAGCCATGACTGCCGCCGCTGCTTTCTCTCTCACCCCTTCTGTTGCAAGCGCTGATACGGCATCAGCCACGGTAAAGTGCCAGGGTGTGAATGCCTGCAAAGGGTTAAGCAATTGCAAAACCAGTGAAAATGCCTGCAAAGGGCAAAACAGCTGCAAAGGTAAAGGCTATGTTGATCTGACGGCTGAACAATGCAAACAAGTCGGTGGAAAAGCGGAATAA